The following coding sequences are from one Pseudonocardia sp. HH130630-07 window:
- a CDS encoding VWA domain-containing protein, which translates to MSTPDPVLEVSGHGLPGHLVDFVSALRTHHVAVGPGETVDAARVLGALDLLHREELREGLAAALLRRSGQRATFDALFDLWFPAALGAGASGTEVPRTGDGSAGEGPVDVDALRELLAAALTADDTARLQDLARATVEAIGTSGAAGSAVRGSAALPNRSAYQVLSALSPDTLLARILAATADESDSAFVSEVRRREIRDRIARFRDTVRAEVGRRTAEERGRERVARSSTPVAPERAEFLTANAVTLAELRRTVAPLARRLAARLAARRRRAHRGRLDLRRTLRRSMSTGGVPMSPAYRTRRPGRPELVVLCDVSGSVAGFSHFTLLLVQALREQFSRVRVFAFVERADEVTDFFAPGAELSGVMQRVLREADLTAFDGHSDYGAAFGDVLEQYADAVTPRTSLLVLGDGRTNYRDPGLRALGTLVGRARHAHWLNPEPERMWGTGDSDATRYAEVLPVHECRSAAQLAAVVEGVLGE; encoded by the coding sequence GTGAGCACCCCGGATCCGGTCCTCGAGGTGTCCGGGCACGGTCTGCCCGGGCACCTCGTCGACTTCGTGTCGGCGCTGCGCACCCACCACGTCGCCGTGGGGCCGGGGGAGACGGTGGACGCCGCCCGCGTCCTCGGTGCGCTGGACCTGCTGCACCGCGAGGAGCTGCGGGAGGGCCTCGCGGCGGCCCTGCTCCGCCGGTCCGGCCAGCGGGCGACCTTCGACGCCCTGTTCGACCTGTGGTTCCCGGCCGCGCTCGGCGCCGGGGCGTCCGGGACCGAGGTCCCCCGGACCGGCGACGGGAGCGCGGGGGAGGGCCCGGTCGACGTGGACGCGCTGCGCGAGCTGCTGGCCGCGGCGCTCACCGCCGACGACACCGCCCGGCTGCAGGACCTGGCCAGGGCCACGGTCGAGGCGATCGGTACCTCCGGAGCCGCCGGGAGCGCCGTCCGCGGCTCGGCGGCCCTGCCGAACCGGTCGGCCTACCAGGTGCTGAGCGCGCTGTCCCCGGACACGCTGCTCGCCCGGATCCTCGCCGCCACGGCCGACGAGTCGGACTCCGCCTTCGTCTCCGAGGTCCGCCGCCGCGAGATCCGGGACCGCATCGCCCGGTTCCGGGACACCGTCCGCGCGGAGGTCGGCCGCCGCACCGCCGAGGAGCGCGGGCGCGAACGGGTCGCCCGCTCCTCAACGCCGGTGGCGCCGGAGCGGGCCGAGTTCCTCACCGCGAACGCCGTCACGCTCGCGGAGCTGCGCCGCACCGTCGCGCCGCTCGCCCGGCGGCTCGCCGCCCGGCTGGCGGCCCGGCGCCGGCGGGCCCACCGCGGGCGGCTCGACCTGCGCCGGACCCTGCGGCGCTCGATGTCCACCGGCGGGGTGCCGATGTCCCCGGCGTACCGGACACGGCGTCCCGGGCGGCCCGAGCTGGTCGTGCTGTGCGACGTGTCGGGCTCCGTCGCCGGCTTCAGCCACTTCACGTTGTTGCTGGTCCAGGCACTGCGCGAGCAGTTCTCCCGGGTTCGGGTGTTCGCGTTCGTGGAACGGGCCGACGAGGTGACCGACTTCTTCGCGCCCGGCGCCGAGCTGTCCGGGGTGATGCAGCGGGTGCTGCGGGAGGCCGACCTCACCGCGTTCGACGGGCACTCCGACTACGGCGCGGCGTTCGGCGACGTCCTGGAGCAGTACGCCGACGCGGTCACCCCGCGCACCTCGTTGCTCGTGCTCGGCGACGGGCGCACCAACTACCGCGACCCCGGCCTGCGGGCGCTGGGGACGCTCGTCGGCCGGGCCCGGCACGCGCACTGGCTCAACCCGGAACCGGAGCGGATGTGGGGCACCGGCGACTCCGACGCCACCCGGTACGCCGAGGTGCTGCCCGTGCACGAGTGCCGCTCGGCCGCACAGCTCGCCGCCGTCGTCGAGGGCGTGCTCGGGGAGTAG
- a CDS encoding DUF4232 domain-containing protein, which yields MTFKSATLAAGLLATGLLLAGCGGDPGTAATGQMSAPAEQPAATAPEAAGEDAGAMEQGVQRCTDADLTASLNAPTGTGQQNSVLAWRNVSDAPCAMTGFGGVDLRGPADPTFGPSYSLPRSSAEPTTITLQPGGTGITTITTLSGGEWTPTEIVVTAPDETVSKTVPWRGGPVQRQDGATAPGSYIGPVEQGSI from the coding sequence ATGACGTTCAAGAGTGCAACGCTCGCGGCCGGGCTCCTCGCGACCGGCCTGCTGCTCGCCGGCTGCGGCGGCGACCCGGGCACCGCGGCGACCGGCCAGATGTCCGCACCGGCGGAGCAGCCCGCCGCCACCGCGCCCGAGGCCGCCGGGGAGGATGCCGGTGCCATGGAGCAGGGGGTGCAGCGCTGCACCGACGCCGATCTCACCGCCTCGCTGAACGCGCCCACCGGTACCGGGCAGCAGAACAGCGTCCTCGCCTGGCGCAACGTCTCCGACGCCCCGTGCGCGATGACCGGCTTCGGCGGGGTGGACCTGCGCGGCCCCGCCGACCCGACCTTCGGGCCGTCGTACTCGCTGCCGCGGTCCTCGGCCGAGCCGACGACCATCACGCTGCAGCCCGGCGGCACCGGCATCACCACGATCACCACGCTGTCGGGCGGGGAGTGGACCCCCACCGAGATCGTCGTGACCGCTCCGGACGAGACGGTCTCGAAGACCGTGCCGTGGCGCGGCGGCCCGGTCCAGCGCCAGGACGGCGCGACCGCGCCGGGCAGCTACATCGGCCCGGTGGAGCAGGGCTCGATCTGA
- a CDS encoding DUF4232 domain-containing protein, producing the protein MTIVRAPLAAGLLAAGLLLAGCGGDPWPSAAGPVSTPPPTSAPAPPTTTAPPVDGGGDAGGDGGGDGGGDAGGGSGGGGDGGGGNGGGGGGGAPGRCTDAGLGAALGRTTGEAGQRHTTVVWTNNSGRPCTMTGFGGADLRGPDHPVHGPSYSLPRAEKPSAAVRLEPGGTAHTVITWLPGDWKPARLVITPPDETASKTLPWPGGSVSRQDGATRPGTYIDPVAPGSG; encoded by the coding sequence ATGACCATCGTGCGTGCCCCGCTCGCGGCCGGGCTCCTCGCGGCGGGCCTGCTGCTCGCCGGGTGCGGCGGTGACCCGTGGCCGTCGGCCGCGGGTCCGGTGTCGACACCCCCGCCGACCTCCGCTCCCGCCCCGCCGACGACCACGGCACCACCGGTCGACGGCGGCGGCGATGCCGGCGGTGACGGCGGTGGCGACGGCGGTGGCGATGCCGGTGGTGGCAGCGGCGGCGGAGGTGACGGCGGCGGTGGCAACGGCGGTGGTGGCGGTGGCGGTGCGCCCGGGCGGTGCACCGACGCCGGTCTCGGCGCCGCGCTCGGCCGCACCACCGGCGAGGCCGGGCAACGGCACACCACGGTCGTGTGGACCAACAACTCCGGCCGTCCGTGCACGATGACCGGCTTCGGCGGTGCCGACCTGCGCGGCCCGGACCACCCGGTGCACGGCCCGAGCTACTCGCTGCCGCGTGCGGAGAAGCCGTCCGCGGCGGTCCGGCTCGAACCGGGCGGGACCGCGCACACCGTGATCACCTGGCTGCCCGGCGACTGGAAGCCGGCCCGGCTGGTCATCACCCCGCCGGACGAGACGGCGTCGAAGACGCTGCCCTGGCCCGGCGGATCGGTGTCCCGTCAGGACGGGGCCACCCGCCCGGGGACCTACATCGATCCGGTGGCACCCGGGAGCGGGTGA
- a CDS encoding AAA family ATPase, with protein sequence MPPGSPDHQPAFGSVADVSERLGATGYLTSTAVATTVFLADRLGKPLLVEGPAGVGKTELAKAVAAATGSGLVRLQCYEGIDEARALYEWNHAKQLLWITAAKDSEGWDATRDDVFSEEFLLPRPLLTAIRQTDPTVLLVDEIDKADVEVEGLLLEVLSDFQVSVPELGTVTATRRPFALLTSNSTRELSEALKRRCLFLHLDFPDAELERRILGVRVPELTEQLADSLVRTVRVLRAMELRKVPSVAETIDWGRTLLALGMDTLDDDTVRATLGVVLKHRSDAEKATAELRLN encoded by the coding sequence GTGCCTCCCGGGAGCCCCGACCACCAGCCCGCCTTCGGCTCCGTCGCCGACGTCTCCGAGCGGCTCGGTGCGACCGGATACCTGACGTCCACCGCCGTCGCCACGACCGTCTTCCTCGCCGACCGGCTGGGCAAGCCGCTGCTGGTGGAGGGCCCGGCCGGGGTCGGGAAGACCGAGCTGGCCAAGGCCGTCGCGGCCGCCACCGGCTCCGGGCTGGTGCGGCTGCAGTGCTACGAGGGCATCGACGAGGCCCGCGCGCTCTACGAGTGGAACCACGCCAAGCAGCTGCTGTGGATCACCGCGGCGAAGGACAGCGAGGGCTGGGACGCGACCCGCGACGACGTCTTCTCCGAGGAGTTCCTGCTCCCGCGGCCGCTGCTCACCGCGATCCGGCAGACCGACCCGACGGTGCTGCTCGTCGACGAGATCGACAAGGCCGACGTCGAGGTCGAGGGGCTGCTGCTGGAGGTGCTGTCGGACTTCCAGGTGTCGGTGCCCGAGCTGGGCACGGTCACGGCGACCCGCCGCCCGTTCGCGCTGCTGACGTCGAACTCCACCCGCGAGCTGTCCGAGGCGCTCAAGCGCCGTTGCCTGTTCCTGCACCTCGACTTCCCGGACGCGGAGCTGGAACGGCGCATCCTCGGCGTCCGGGTGCCGGAGCTGACCGAGCAGCTGGCCGACTCGCTGGTCCGGACGGTGCGGGTGCTGCGCGCGATGGAGCTGCGGAAGGTGCCGAGCGTCGCCGAGACCATCGACTGGGGCCGCACGCTGCTCGCGCTGGGCATGGACACGCTCGACGACGACACCGTCCGGGCCACCCTCGGCGTCGTGCTCAAACACCGGTCCGACGCCGAGAAGGCGACCGCCGAGCTGCGGCTGAACTGA